Part of the Aquimarina sp. TRL1 genome, AAAATGGCTGCATTAATAATTTCATACCAGGATTCAGTTCCTCTGGCATAGCCAAAGGCATATTTTTCATTTCCCTCATCACCAACTAAATTCAATGGGGCGGGTACATTAATAATAGTTTCGTAGTTTTCATCTATGATCATCCCTTCGGCCTTACCGGTTCTTTCTATGGGATCCGTATCTGCTCCTCCATTGATCAGCAGTTGATGCCTTTTAAAACCCAGATCCCAATTATTCCCCTCTGGTTTTTCTACAATTTTATTTTTTCTGAAATTAAAATAAGTTGGTTTGTTATAATTTACTGCTGCCAGATTCCTTACTAATACATTTTTATTAAAAATATCTTCTTTAAATTCAGGTATTTCTGTTGTCTCTTCTTTACTACAAGAAAAGAAGAGGCACATTCCCAACAGCATGGGTATTGTTATTATTTTCATCTTTATAGTTTTGTGATTTCTATATGTAAAAACCTTCCTTCCGATTCTGAAAAACCAAGGAAACGTAGTTTGTAATATTTTTGCGTTACTGTTTTGATAAGGTAGAATAGCCGTTGGTTGATGGAAAAAGAATTGCTCATATCAAATGTTTTCCAATCATATCCTATTGTATTAATCCTTTCATCGTATTTTAATGTTTTAGCTTTGTCAATAGTAAAGTTCTGATAGACTTCTTTGAATTCCTCCTCGCTCATATTCATATCAGAAAACTTAGAAACCGCTACTGATTCGTTAATATTAGATAATACTCCATATACTGTATAGGGGATCCCTTCGGGTAATAATTGTTCATAAGCTGTAGCAACCAAATGCCATTTCTCTGTGATTGGCGAAGATTCGATCAAAGGGGTATCATTACCTCCGTATAAATCAAAATTGACCCATTTTTTTGATCCGTACGTTACGGTTTTACCTATTTTCATATCATCCAAATC contains:
- a CDS encoding HmuY family protein, translating into MKIITIPMLLGMCLFFSCSKEETTEIPEFKEDIFNKNVLVRNLAAVNYNKPTYFNFRKNKIVEKPEGNNWDLGFKRHQLLINGGADTDPIERTGKAEGMIIDENYETIINVPAPLNLVGDEGNEKYAFGYARGTESWYEIINAAIFKPYKNRSFFMTTADGQYYVKFRILSGYKDIYEGFDSLSWETMRWPDYFTFEYQIINKQDKFTP
- a CDS encoding HmuY family protein, coding for MKNHIIKTTTIFAMGLLLLSCSNDSDEVIEEEKQTPQQGTIIKEEITYNPNPVGEAPLYLNQLYIDLDDMKIGKTVTYGSKKWVNFDLYGGNDTPLIESSPITEKWHLVATAYEQLLPEGIPYTVYGVLSNINESVAVSKFSDMNMSEEEFKEVYQNFTIDKAKTLKYDERINTIGYDWKTFDMSNSFSINQRLFYLIKTVTQKYYKLRFLGFSESEGRFLHIEITKL